A stretch of DNA from Catenulispora acidiphila DSM 44928:
CGCTCGGCCGGGTCCGGACCTAGCCGGGCGGCGGACTGAGCGGCTGCGCGGGGGCGGGTGCGGTCGTACGCGGCGCGTTTGGCCGGGTCGTTCAGGATGTGCCAGGCGGCGAGGACCTGTGCCAGACGCTGTGCGCCGGCGGCACCCGTGGCGGGTGCGGTGTCGGGGTGCAGGGTGCGGGCCAGGTTCCGGAAGGCGCCTTTGATCTGCTCGGGGTCGGCATCGGCGGCGACGCCGAGGATGGCGTAGAGGTCGTCGGCCATGCTCGCTCCCGCTGGGCTGCTCGCCGGTGGCCGCCGGGAGGGGGAGGGGCGGCCACCGGGGTGATGGTGGGCGTGCCGTGGGGCGGCACGCGGCGGGGGTCAGGCGTTGATCGCCTTCTTCTCGTCGGCGGTGGTGATCTGC
This window harbors:
- a CDS encoding J domain-containing protein, which codes for MADDLYAILGVAADADPEQIKGAFRNLARTLHPDTAPATGAAGAQRLAQVLAAWHILNDPAKRAAYDRTRPRAAAQSAARLGPDPAERSDGDPEPGDAPLVAGPTLIHTRQSAPVPGPHIYVGPPMRLGD